The DNA sequence TCAATTTGAAGGGAACTGGAATAGGTATCTGTCTGATTTAAAGAGGCATAATTGGATCCGGCATAATTTGCACCGATTATAATATCAAAATGATGGGAGGAGACAAGGCTTTTTTTAGTACACCCGTTTATATCAACCAAATCGGTCAAAGGGGTATTGGGACATTTGTCTCTACTGTCATCCACACCGTCCATATCTGAATCAGAGTAGGCAAAAAGGCTGACAGAGAACATGCCCAGCATCATTAATATAAACATTTTTTTCATAAATATCTCCTTATTAATCAATCACCTCGTTAAGCTCTGGAGATGATTGATTGTTTAATTTTTTATCTGCGTCGCATCATTCCAGCATTCATGCTTGGAATATTAGTGGTACTTGTTATTCCACTCGTTTCAACAGTTTGCATATACTGACTGCCAGCCTGCTGCTGTATCATATTTTGTACCTGGCTCATATTTTCATTTGTCTGCAGTTGCATCTCCTGCACATGATCCTGAGCTCTTGTTTGTGTCATATCTCTTGCCATGCTTGCAGTTTCTGTACCAGCTTCTGCCTGCATTTTACTCTGCATTTCTTGTATTGCAGCCATTCTCTCTTCCTGATTCATCTGCATCAGTCTTTGTTTAAACTCATTCATCAATTCCACTCTATCTTGTTCCGGTGCACTTTGAATAGCTTCTATCTGTGCATCAATATTCACCGTAGTATCTGTCGTAGTATCTGTTGAAACAGTTTCTTCTGTTGGAGCAGTGCTCACTGTTGTGTCTGTAGTGACAACATCCTCTGCCGAAGCTATGCTTAAAAGACCAAGCAAAGCAACTGATAATGTAATGTTAACTAATTTCATCTGAAATCCTTTGTGTTTAATTTTCAAACCCGGGAATTCTTTGATTCCCTTGTTTTGATGTTGGTATTATCACACAACAGAGTTAGCAAAGTGTTAGCACTTCACTAATTTTTCTTTTTATCATAAAAAAGCAGATATGTTGATGGCAATATCAGTAAAGTAAGCAGTGTCGAGCTTATAATCCCTCCTGTTATAACCACCGCCAAAGGGTACTGTATCTCACTTCCTACACCTGTCGCATAAAGAAGCGGCAGAATTCCGAAAAGTGTTGTAAAAGCTGTCATCAGTACCGGTCGCAGACGCAGCAGTGTTGCATCTTTTAAAAGTATCTTCAAATCCACATCAGGATATTTGGTTCGCAGTTCATCTATAAAACTCACCAATACAATACCGTTGAGTATCGCGATGGCAAAAATAGCCAAAAAGCCCACTATCGCCGAAACAGACAAATATATACCGCCGACAAGCAGAGCAATGATACCGCCGATAAACCCAAAAGGAACATTCAGCAAAATAATCATCGACTTTTTCAGAGAATTAAATGCCGTATAAAGCAGTAAAATAACCAAAAGAAGTGTTACGGGAATAATAATAATCAGCTTTTGTGTCGCTTCTTTCATATTTTTAAAGTCACCCGCCCAGCCTATATAGTATCCTGCGGGCATTTTCACTTTTTCTTTTATCAACGCATCCGCTTCTTTTACAAAAGAGGCGGTATCTCGTCCTTCTACATCCATTGAGACGACCATATAACGGCTCAGGTTCTCTCTTTTGATAAAAGAGGCGCCTTGGACTATTTCAATGGCACAGACATCTTTGAGCCTGACAATATTTCCGTTTTGTGAACGGAGTGTTACATTTTTTATAGATGCAATATCTTCTTTTGCGCCTTTTATCTTGGCAACAATGGCAAATCTTTTAATCCCCTCTATTTTCTGGATGACACCCTCTTCTCCTATACCGTTACGAATAACCTGCATCACATCTTCTACACTTATACCGTACCGTGCAAGAGCGAGATAGTCCGGAGTTATTTTAATCTGTGCCTGACCAAGCTGTGATTCTACTTCCATTCGCTCCAGTCCGTCCACGCCTTTAATGGTGTTTTGAATATCTTTGGCAATTCTGTCAAGCTCTTTTTGATTCTCTCCGTAAATTTTAATAGCCAGTTCTGCTTTTACGCCTTCAAGTAATTCTTCTATACGCATTGCAATAGGCTGCGTAGGAATAAACTGTACAAAAGCAAAATGATGTTCCAAATCTTCACTCATCTTTTTCGTCAAAGCAGGCAAATTTTCAATATTGGGTTTGAGCGTCAAAAGCACTTCCATGTAGTTTGCCTGCGCCGTTTCTCCTTTTTCGCTTCGTCCTATCATTGTCAGCACAGACTCTACATCTTTAGGGTAATGTTTTCGTATATACTTTTCTATATCTTCAGAAACTTCTATGGACTGGGTAAGCGCTGTTCCCGGAATTGCAATAACCCTGTACATAATAGACTCTTCATTGAGTGTTGGCAAAAATTCCCGTCCCTGCTGAGAAAGCATATAGGCAAGAACAATAAACACAACAGTGACAATTGCCAAAATCTTTTTTGCATTTTCCAGTGCAAACAGCAGTACAGGCGTATAGACTTTTTTAATAGCTCTCATCACGATATTTTCAGGAGAGTTTGTCGGTTTTAAAAGCATCAAAATAAGTACCGGAACCAGTACAAGTGCTACAAGCAGCGAGCCGAGCATGACAAACACAATATTGAGTGCCATCGGCGTATAGAGTTTTCCGGCTAAACCGTCAAGTGAGAGCAGAGGAATAAAGACCGCCGCAATGATTAAAACAGCAAAAGTCACAGGGGTTGCCACCTCTTTTGCCGCCTCGGTGACTACTTGCAATTTGGGCTCATAAGGATTGTCATGCAGTTTTCTAAAACTGTTCTCTACAATTACAATGGTTCCGTCAACTATCATACCTACCGCAATTGCCAGACCGCTCAAACTCATAAGATTGGCTGAAAGATTGTAATAATCCATCAGCAAAAACGCACTCAACAAAGACAGGGGCAAAGAGAGTATAACAATAAAAGCGCTGCGCAGTTCAAACAGAAATAAAAACAGTACAATGGCAACTAAAACTACACCACTTAAAAGTGCCGAGGTCATTGTATTTACCGCTTTGTGTGTAATGTCTGTTCTGTCATACAGAGTAGTAATTTTCACACCCTCCGGCAGAGTACTGTTGACTGTCTTGATCTTTTCTTTTAAACGTTCGACGACCTTTGCCGCATTGGTAGCTGTCCGTTGCAGCACCATTCCCATAACAGCTTCATTCCCGTCTATCGTCACGGCTCCAAATCTTGGGCTCACACCCGGCATTACACTGGCAACATCACCAATGGTAATAGCCTGCCCCTGACTGGGTTTTATGACACTGTTTCTTATATCATCAAGCGTTTTATACAAACCTGCTCCGCGAATCAGATACTGTTCCCGGTTAAACTCCAAATACTGTCCGCCTGCTGCCTGATTTGATTTTTGCAGTGCCTCAATGATATCGCCATAGGTAATCCCAAAGTCCTGCAGTTTTTTTGTATCTATTAAAACATTATACTGTTTCTCATAACCGCCCCAGCCGATGACTTCTTCGACACCGCTGACACTTTTAAAAAGAGGGGTAACAATGTACTTTTGCATCTCTTTGAGTTCCTGCAGGGAGTATTTTCCTGTTGTATCTTCTACCTGATACCAGAAAACCTGTCCCAAACCGGTTGTATTTGGTCCCAAAACAGGTTTTCCCCAGCCTTTTGGAATATCCACACTTGCAAGTCGTTCTGAAACGAGTTGGCGTAAAAAATATATGTCCATATCGTCTTCAAAAAAGACAGAAACATAAGAGAGTCCAAAAATGGAGTTTGACATAATAAGTTTCACCCCTGCCATC is a window from the Sulfurimonas hydrogeniphila genome containing:
- a CDS encoding efflux RND transporter permease subunit; translated protein: MLDKLIELSLKYKILVLVFFLGIIAFGYRAYRDIPIDAFPDITPKQVVIYTESPGNSAEDIEKLITYPIESVVSGMAGVKLIMSNSIFGLSYVSVFFEDDMDIYFLRQLVSERLASVDIPKGWGKPVLGPNTTGLGQVFWYQVEDTTGKYSLQELKEMQKYIVTPLFKSVSGVEEVIGWGGYEKQYNVLIDTKKLQDFGITYGDIIEALQKSNQAAGGQYLEFNREQYLIRGAGLYKTLDDIRNSVIKPSQGQAITIGDVASVMPGVSPRFGAVTIDGNEAVMGMVLQRTATNAAKVVERLKEKIKTVNSTLPEGVKITTLYDRTDITHKAVNTMTSALLSGVVLVAIVLFLFLFELRSAFIVILSLPLSLLSAFLLMDYYNLSANLMSLSGLAIAVGMIVDGTIVIVENSFRKLHDNPYEPKLQVVTEAAKEVATPVTFAVLIIAAVFIPLLSLDGLAGKLYTPMALNIVFVMLGSLLVALVLVPVLILMLLKPTNSPENIVMRAIKKVYTPVLLFALENAKKILAIVTVVFIVLAYMLSQQGREFLPTLNEESIMYRVIAIPGTALTQSIEVSEDIEKYIRKHYPKDVESVLTMIGRSEKGETAQANYMEVLLTLKPNIENLPALTKKMSEDLEHHFAFVQFIPTQPIAMRIEELLEGVKAELAIKIYGENQKELDRIAKDIQNTIKGVDGLERMEVESQLGQAQIKITPDYLALARYGISVEDVMQVIRNGIGEEGVIQKIEGIKRFAIVAKIKGAKEDIASIKNVTLRSQNGNIVRLKDVCAIEIVQGASFIKRENLSRYMVVSMDVEGRDTASFVKEADALIKEKVKMPAGYYIGWAGDFKNMKEATQKLIIIIPVTLLLVILLLYTAFNSLKKSMIILLNVPFGFIGGIIALLVGGIYLSVSAIVGFLAIFAIAILNGIVLVSFIDELRTKYPDVDLKILLKDATLLRLRPVLMTAFTTLFGILPLLYATGVGSEIQYPLAVVITGGIISSTLLTLLILPSTYLLFYDKKKN